From the genome of Lotus japonicus ecotype B-129 chromosome 6, LjGifu_v1.2, one region includes:
- the LOC130725152 gene encoding uncharacterized protein LOC130725152 — protein MTVGEYAAKLETLSKHFRFFQVQVDESYLCNRFMRGLRNDIEESVRPLGIRVFQQQVEKAREVESMKNRQRGKSDSGGPIRSGQRPTVRFEGQRQAGRFDRGKAPMRKPYQRPADRVPFAGRGVARAPKDDVVCYKCNQKGHYSNECGKEIVCWKCQKPGHVERNCPNAAKAEPVLNAARGKRPSAPGRVFAMSGEQAAVTDDLIQGTCVIAGTYLMVLFDSGATHSFIAEECVKKLALLTADLPFDLVVTTPAADRLVTRTACL, from the coding sequence ATGACAGTGGGGGAATATGCTGCAAAATTGGAGACCCTGTCCAAACACTTTCGCTTCTTCCAAGTGCAAGTGGATGAGTCGTACTTATGCAACCGGTTCATGAGGGGTTTGAGGAATGACATTGAGGAAtctgtgaggccattgggaatcaGAGTTTTCCAACAACAGGTAGAGAAAGCTCGTGAGGTGGAGTCGATGAAGAATCGTCAGAGGGGAAAGTCTGACAGCGGAGGTCCGATCCGTTCTGGACAGAGGCCGACCGTAAGGTTCGAGGGACAGAGGCAAGCTGGTAGGTTTGACAGGGGCAAGGCTCCGATGAGGAAGCCTTACCAACGCCCTGCTGACAGGGTGCCTTTTGCTGGAAGGGGGGTAGCACGTGCTCCTAAGGACGATGTCGTCTGTTACAAGTGCAACCAAAAGGGGCACTATTCGAATGAATGTGGAAAGGAGATTGTGTGTTGGAAGTGCCAGAAACCAGGGCATGTTGAGAGAAACTGTCCTAATGCTGCTAAGGCCGAGCCAGTACTGAATGCTGCCAGGGGAAAGCGACCTTCTGCTCCGGGTCGTGTGTTTGCAATGTCTGGGGAACAGGCTGCTGTGACTGATGATCTTATCCAGGGTACGTGTGTTATCGCTGGAACTTATTTAATGGtgttatttgattctggtgctacacaCTCATTCATCGCTGAGGAGTGTGTGAAAAAGTTAGCATTGCTAACTGCTGATTTACCATTCGATTTGGTGGTGACGACCCCTGCCGCCGATCGATTAGTTACGCGCACGGCATGCTTGTAA
- the LOC130724170 gene encoding cation/H(+) antiporter 14-like: MANETDHEMINQLSFYGNIGIDQLVCQYIEKHGSRGIYLGDNPLHHPTTMLMTQIILIFTVGRIGHLLMKPCHQIQFISQIVAGIILGPLLLGRLHSGYELLFPLASRMTLSTFAEFGMIIYFFKIGVQINYKNFLKFEKQAMAIGLVGQLSSILLGTAVFIIVSSYLKTDLEGISGIVVFSSLTAFPTITSFLNEMNILNSEIGRMAISTSLVSDKCTWILFFFVVNNVKALQQRSFIPVVVLVGTICYFTTLFFLLRPLVIWISHRNPKGKPMTEGYFLAILFILLFLGLSAQVAGQPAFVIAFWFGLILPDGPPLGSVLAERIDTIGSTLIIPAYCTISGLSTIVPPLTSEAICIEAILLAGLVGKFGGTIIPSLHFKIDFWDSIALSLIMCCKGLIDLALYTLLFKNKDIGELPYTLLIYTLVGVTGFATIVIYYIYDPSKSYMNYTRKSIKDSQKDLEFKVLVCIYNEENVYPMINLLQASNTSKTTPLSVFILHLLELAGRAEPILTKNENINKSYPHEEASSQHINNAFDKFQQHNKESVMLQCFISIAPFASMHDDICYISMDTKSHIVIMPFHKRWSINGDVEVSNASIRTVNQKVMRKAPCSVGVLIDRSEMSGELLVAYEKSLCEIAIVFLGGADDQEALAFGLHMAQHPNVRLTVFWIRVEMLKKQRNMNDPYIELIEHIKYNPNLTGKVNFKEEIVEDGIGTTHIIRTMEGHFNLVIVGRHHRENFECTLGLTEWCELPELGPVGNLLASDFTFSVLVVQQQSFNFDFGCIR, from the exons ATGAAATGATAAATCAGCTGAGTTTCTATGGAAATATTGGCATTGATCAACTAGTTTGTCAATACATTGAGAAACACGGATCCAGGGGCATATATCTTGGGGATAATCCCCTCCATCACCCAACTACTATGCTAATGACTCAGATTATTCTTATATTCACTGTTGGTAGAATTGGTCATCTCTTGATGAAACCTTGTCATCAAATACAATTCATTTCACAGATTGTG GCCGGTATCATATTGGGTCCCTTATTGCTTGGTCGACTACATTCAGGTTATGAGTTGTTGTTTCCATTAGCAAGTAGAATGACACTTTCAACATTTGCTGAATTTGGAATGATAATTTACTTCTTCAAGATAGGGGTGCAGATAAATTACAAAAATTTCTTGAAGTTTGAAAAGCAGGCAATGGCTATTGGTTTAGTAGGCCAGTTGTCTTCTATATTACTTGGTACTGCAGTTTTCATTATTGTTAGTTCCTATTTGAAGACTGACTTGGAAGGTATTAGTGGCATTGtggttttttcttctttgaCCGCATTTCCTACTATAACTAGCTTCCTCAATGAGATGAACATCCTAAATTCAGAGATTGGGCGCATGGCAATATCTACTTCCTTGGTTAGTGATAAATGCACgtggattttatttttttttgtagtcaACAATGTTAAAGCTTTGCAACAACGGTCATTTATACCTGTTGTAGTGTTGGTTGGGACAATTTGTTATTTCACTACTCTATTCTTCTTGCTAAGGCCACTGGTTATATGGATCTCCCATCGCAATCCAAAGGGAAAGCCTATGACAGAAGGATATTTCTTAGCAATCTTGTTCATACTTCTATTTCTTGGATTATCTGCACAAGTGGCTGGACAACCTGCTTTCGTTATTGCTTTTTGGTTTGGCTTGATCTTGCCTGATGGTCCCCCATTAGGTTCTGTTTTGGCAGAAAGGATTGATACGATTGGTTCTACTTTAATTATTCCAGCTTACTGTACTATAAGTGGGTTGAGCACAATTGTTCCCCCATTAACATCAGAGGCAATATGCATAGAGGCTATCTTACTTGCAGGACTAGTAGGAAAGTTTGGAGGCACCATTATACCCTCACTTCACTTTAAGATTGATTTTTGGGATTCTATTGCTTTGTCTCTAATCATGTGCTGTAAAGGCCTTATAGATCTCGCCCTCTACaccttattatttaaaaataag GACATTGGGGAACTGCCTTACACCCTTCTAATATATACTTTGGTGGGTGTAACTGGGTTTGCAACTATAGTTATTTATTACATATATGATCCTTCAAAGAGTTATATGAACTACACCAGAAAATCAATCAAGGACTCCCAGAAGGACCTTGAATTTAAAGTACTTGTCTGCATCTACAACGAAGAAAATGTGTATCCAATGATCAACCTTCTCCAAGCCTCTAACACTTCAAAGACTACACCACTTTCAGTCTTTATTCTACACCTTTTGGAGCTTGCTGGAAGGGCAGAACCCATCCTTACAAAAAATGAGAACATTAACAAGTCATATCCTCATGAAGAAGCTTCCTCTCAACACATAAACAACGCCTTTGATAAATTTCAACAACACAACAAAGAAAGTGTCATGTTGCAGTGCTTTATTTCAATTGCACCATTTGCAAGCATGCATGATGACATATGCTACATTTCAATGGACACAAAATCTCACATTGTTATCATGCCATTCCATAAGCGATGGTCCATCAATGGAGATGTTGAGGTTTCCAATGCTTCAATCAGGACAGTAAACCAGAAAGTTATGAGGAAAGCTCCTTGCTCAGTTGGAGTCTTAATTGATAGAAGCGAGATGAGTGGAGAACTATTAGTTGCTTATGAGAAATCACTATGTGAAATTGCCATTGTCTTCTTAGGTGGTGCCGATGACCAAGAGGCACTGGCTTTTGGTTTGCACATGGCTCAACATCCAAATGTTAGACTTACAGTGTTTTGGATAAGGGTTGAAATgctaaaaaaacaaagaaatatgAATGACCCTTATATTGAATTGATAGAGCATATAAAGTATAATCCTAACCTTACAGGGAAGGTGAACTTTAAGGAGGAGATTGTGGAAGACGGGATAGGAACAACACATATAATCCGAACAATGGAAGGACATTTTAATTTGGTTATAGTGGGTAGACACCATAGAGAAAACTTTGAATGTACACTAGGCTTGACAGAATGGTGTGAACTCCCAGAGCTTGGGCCAGTTGGGAACCTTTTAGCCTCAGATTTTACATTTTCAGTTTTGGTGGTGCAACAACAATCcttcaattttgattttggatGTATTAGGTGA